In the genome of Spodoptera frugiperda isolate SF20-4 chromosome 1, AGI-APGP_CSIRO_Sfru_2.0, whole genome shotgun sequence, the window GCACCTATACAAAACAAGATTTCTGTTGCAGTGCGGTCATTGTTATCACAATCAAGCCTACCTAGTGCTGGAGCTGCGGATACACAGCGGACGTGGTCTTAATATGTTACGCAAGTTTTATCGGTGTGTTTAGAaacaattatgtatgtaggtacttaatcttATTGTgattttgaagtaaaaatttCCGCATAGAATGAAGAACTAAAAATTTCGTCTTCAATGTGAATTAGTAATTTTATAGGTAAATACTTCATTTTAATTACTCAGCTGTGTAAAACATCGATAACCTACGGCCTACAATGTATTTTTCTACAGTTGTCTGTTGCATTTTAGTAACCGCCATAAAGGAAGTGCTAACGATCATAACTAGTGGACTATTTACGATCCGAACAGAAGGATGTACCATTCCCGGCTTTTCCAAAGTGACTGAAAGAATAAAAATGATAGTCGCTGCTCCGCCCCTAACACGCAACTGTACCGCGCCTGAAAAGCTCGTCAGAGCAAATACATCTCACATCTGGGTGGCGCATGAAGCTATCGACTCTTACAACGTTTTTAGAGAAGACACATTTTACTGTTGCTACAAACATTTTTCTGCTCCAATTAACCTAAATAATATAGTGTATAGTGAATGCAAAGAATTTGTAACTGTGATAAAAGTTGAACACGAATTTGTGCAAATTGAATGCTATCACCTAGACGAAGTAATTTACAccgatttctttttatttgattttcataAAGAGATTACTACCAACAGCTCACACAGTCAAGAATCATTTAATGTACTTATACTTGGTATTGAGAGCATGTCTCGACTTAATTTTCATCGTACAATGCCTAAGACGGCAAGTTTTCTCAAGGAAAGAGGTGTTCTAGAGTTCCATGGTTATAATAAATTAGGGGACAACTCACTTCCCAATTTATTTCCTCTTCTGACGGGATTCTCATATAAATATGTTAAGAAAATATGCGTCCAGAATAGCATATTTAACGTTGACAAATGTGCCCTTATATGGGATAAGTTTAAAGAGAAAGGGTTTCACACTGCCCTAGGCTCGGACAGTATAGCTGGCCTACTAGGCAACTACGAATATACTTTGCCCAGGATACCCACCGACTCGTATTTGCAACCATTTATATTCGAAACCAGGAAGTTATTTAGAAATCAACAGTACAACTTTCACCCATGTATGGGctcgaaatatttttataaagtactGCTAGATTATATTTATGAATTAGCTCAACATTTGACTTTACACAAATTCTTCGGTATCTTTTGGGAAGAATCGATAAGTCATGAAGATCTTAACAGCCCCCACATCATGGATGAATCTTATGTAAACTTTTTGACTAAATTACATAAAGACAATTATTTGGATCGAACTGTACTTATAATCCTAAGCGACCATGGCATGAGATGGGGTAAAATAGTTGAAACAGAACAAGGTCGATTGGAAGAACGTTTACCATTATTGAATATACTTTTTCCAGAACAGTTTAAACAGCGTTATAAACTAGCTttctataatattaaacataatgTACACCGACTAACCACACCATATGATATTCATGAAACATTATTAGACCTATTAAATCCAAACTCACTAGATGATTCCAAAATCAAAGAGAGAAGTAGAGCTCCTAGTTTGAACAAATCGAGTCTGTTTGTTCCTATATCTGCCATAAGAAATTGCTCATCAGTTGGAATTGAAGAACATTGGTGTGCTTGTCGGCGAGGAGAGAAAATTAAGGTAggaaacaaaatgaaaacaatggCTGCAACTAATCTCGTAGTGCAAATCAATAagctgttaaaaaaatattcacaatgtCATAAACTGATCCTTAGTTACATTTATGACGTATATTTAGTAGAACATAATGGAAATTGGCGAATTTATACAGCAATGGTAAAAACTGAGCCTGGAGGAGGTATATTTGATGGTACTCTTATCCAAGATACGTCACGGTGGCTGATCTCTGGAACAGTTAGCCGCTTAAATCTTTATCGAAATCATAGCGACTGTGTTGAAAACGAGGACATTAAATTGTATTGCTATTGTTGctaattgtgtttttaattacctacctaatgtcataaaatatacctacgtaggtacataGAAAAGTATTTGTTCGCACTCATTATTCTTTTGGGAATGTCTTTTATATTCGTAATTTAAAGTACAAGTAGATACATTGTACTATACACATTTGACTTATTTTTTgacttagttaaaataaaaaaagtacacCCAACATCAATTGCAATACGAATAATGAATTATCGTCTTGCAATTCAGAAAACCTTCTTGTAAATTGTACGAAATAACCACCGCCTTAATGAGCACGTACATTAGTACTCTCTTCCTTTATTCTTCGTTGTGTGGGTAAGAATGTGTGCTACTATGAATTACGCATACAAGTGATTAGTTctacacaaaacaataacattcaAAGCTGGTTTCAAAGGCCCTGGATAgtcattatttacaaaattacctaagtaatatattttttgtggtataattCGTTTACTTGGTTTACCTGGGATGGTAAGAAATTGAcgctgcccatgaacacccgaaacagcagagtcgctacaagtgcgttgccagccttttgggatgagggttgttggggaatcaggagctggatgcgagtcgctagtgatagagcaaagtggtgaacaattggggaggcctatgtccagcagtggactgctataggctgatgatgatgatgatggaggggagtaattgggcctccgggcCTCCAGTAATCTCACGCACACGATGTAATACAATGTatgcgttatttcacgtcagttttctgtgaggctgtggtatcactctgaagcaaggctctcccacacttaaaatgtatgaaaaactgAATGAACTGAACTATCTACCAGTGATCAGGAAGAATAATTGTTATGCCCCTATTATAGTAATGTATAGTCGCCAGGAGATCAATCTATTACAAGGTGTCTCAAAAGAAAGTTcacatttaaatctttttttaaaagaaaagtcttAGCTTTAtagaaaaattgtttattgtataTTGAAGTACACTGTTtgggaatttattttttaaaaataacatcgtCCAAATGTAAACCGTTGCGCTCTCGGCATTCATTTAGTCGGGCACTAAAATTGCCTATGACAGCTCGGCAGGTAGTCTCCGTGATGGCTGCCATTTCATGacggatattttcttttaattgtgcCAGGGAAGTCGGTTTATTAGCGTAAACTTTTGATTTGACATAACCCCACAGGAAAAAATCCATAGGCGTTAAATCGGGACTCCGTGGAGGCCTATTTGTGTCACCTCGCCTGGAGATTAATTTGTTCGGAAAAAATTCTCGAACTCGAGGCAGAAATCTGTTGGACGTGTGTGAAGTTGCTTCATCCTGCTGGAACCATGTTCTTTGGTTATAACCAGGAAAGTTTTGCAGTCGGGGTACGAAAAACTCGTCTAACATCTCCACATAACGCTCTGAATTCACTGTGAGTGTGCGTCCCCTTCCATCTTCAAAAAAGGGCCGATAATTCGGCCGTAACACTGTCCACGTTTTCGGCTGTTCTTGATGTTCTTGGCCGCCCAGATTTTGGTTTCTCCAGAGTTGATCCAGTTTCTTCAAACTTCTTAACCTATTTTGCAATGAGTCAAGTGCTAGGCGCATCATTTAGGTGACGAATATGTCGAATACTGCAGAATTTTCTACGCGCTACAGTCGCCGAATTACCGTTTTTGTAAAACTCACGTACGAACAACCCAGAGAAACCCGCACCAGAGAAACGCTCCATAGCGACTAAATTCCCAAGACCCAGACTACCGACTGACATACCCCCCGCGCCCCTCAGAATAGTTGCTTTCGCGtaataaaataagcaaatgTGAACTTACTTTTGAGACACCTTGTATTTTCAGTCTGACTATTTTCGGTATTACATCCATTATGAAATTCaactaataaaattgatagattATAGTAAGTTGATCCGCTGGCGACTGTACAATTATAGCTTTAATCAAACCAAATTATTCATGATCTACAAGTTTAGAAGTTTAATAGCTTGTATTACCAGGACCAGCAATTATTGTTTCTCAATTTTTTCAAAGACTAAAAAGACATGGTACAAAACCATTAAAACAACAATTGACTTCTCTATGACCGCAGTTGTCAAACCACATCTGTCAATGTCAATAACTTGTCTTCTCATCAAAACCTGTCAACAATAATCTTCCCGTTACACATTTTTTCCGATAGTATTAGAAAATGTCTAGTTCGTAAGATTTTTGTgcaatattatcaaaatacgAATAAAAATGGCCCTAACTTATAGGgccttatttaaaaattattattatttgcaaaatataacaaaacccGTAAAATGGAGTGTCGGAGAGAAATATCCAGTAAGAAGTATGGCTATTAGCCCTTGTTATCATAATGAATACTACGCAAGACCCTTGCTGGATACAAAGGaattaataacattacaaactTCAAGCTTGAGACTATATTCTACTCAAGACAAAACTCCATCAGATGGGGAACCAACAAAACCGAAAGAAAGTCTTATACAAAAATTTAAACTTATGTACAGAGATTATTGGTATGTGCTAATACCTGTGCATGTGGCTTCGTCTATTATTTGGTTTGGAAGTTTTTACTATGTTGTCAGAAGGTATGTATATcggaaataatttaaatttgtcCCACATGGAATgttgtgcacctttgcctacccctttgcTGCATGGAATGTCATttgattaacttttttattttttacagtgGTGTTGATGTGTTAGCTATATTACAAACATTGGGTGTTGGTGAAGCAATAATTGCTCCCTTAAAAGATTCTGCTGCAGGATATTTTGCCATCGCATTAGCATTGTACAAGTTGGCCACACCTCTGCGGTATGCTGTAACAGTaggtaatgtatattttttactactaatttatacatattaaaaagaatattaaggAAATTTGCATAAAAAGGTAGCTTCATATAGCTTCATGTCATCATCTAAAGTgccaacaatttattttaatggttctaaatttgtttataataacttttaaacctatgatatattattaacattttactgATTTTCTAGGAGGGACAACAATtgccattaaaaaattaaaaggaatGGGTTTCCTTAGACCAGTCCCTTCACGAGAAAGAATCAAAGAAATTTTTCAAGAAAAGAAAGATACACTCCAGGATCGTTTCAATGAGAGTAGATCCCATTATCAAGCacaaatgaaagaaaaacgCACTCAAGTCATGCAGGAAATGAAACGATATAAAACTGAAATGAggaatatgaaaaaaaataaggtGAAGAAACTGTAAAACTTaaaaattccataaaaataactaactttTAACTGATTAATGCAAGAATATTAGtcatgaaaatgtttttcaGTCACAATTGACTAACATGAAGTATGAATTGAGAACTTTACCATAAAATGGATAACTACtagaatattaaaactaattaaaattatatgccgttataaattttgtaatatttattacttattttaatataaaaagaacTACATAACAAAATCAtgtttatttcatataaaatagcTAGTTACAAATAATCATCACAtcatttttcatcaaaatgtacATATAAAATGGTTTAACCTAATTATATTAAGTACAAAACAAGACAGCACATTACTGGAATGTTTTATTGCGCCTCTCatccaaaaaatatttctaaaattgtGACCAAAAACAATTATATACTCTTAAACATTACAGAGCCTATTCTGTTaaccattatattttttatatttagtactaTACACACCAACCAGGAGTGCTGTCCAGTCTagtgtgtaaaaataataaatgcattACACATCAATGGCAAATCAACTAGCAGTAGCAGCCATAATACTTAGGGGTTTTAACATCTATTTCTAGTACATAGAAATACAGCGTCAAATTCATTAACAATTAGAAGCCTTGTTTAAAAACCAATTCCACTATCAGTTTCATCATTTCGCATAGTAAAAATCAATTCCCTTAATAACTGAAGATGTATCAGTTACAACATTGGatatcacaaaatataatagGCAAACTTTCTTGGCTAAAACACATCACAATCAtcattattaactttatttattctatttgctGCTATGAAATACACTTGCTAATCAAACATATTCAtacattttactaatatttaaaatacctaagCAGAATCGTTGTTCTACTCTTCCTATATGCTTATCAATAGATAGGTTGCGATATCGTGACATTTACATAGAATCACATTATCttgaattattattcttataaatattaacaacatAGTTTTAATGTTTCGCTTGATCTTCATAACTTAAGTTATAGATATTAAAGCTAATTACAATAAATGCTAATAAGTGCAACATTAgctatacaaaattatttttgagcaCATAATTTGATAATAGAAATATTAGCCTGCCAACTACTTATTCTGAtgtaatataattgttttaacaCTAGAAGCCGCCAAAAGAGTGAAGTTCAACCCATGTACTGGTATGAAGCAGGGGAGAGATGAGGCGCTGGCGAGTGGCCTGGTCCCGTCGCCGCTCCGATTGTGGCCAAATGACAAGCGCGACACATTAATTTACCTGAAATAGTTCATcaccataatataatatttttgtaatcaaaatTTTTGTGCAAAAACATTGTCTTTGTCTAAAAGAAATACAACATTGAAAATAGTAACAGgagcatattaaaaaaaaatagttttttttttcaacactCAACTCTTACAAACAGAAGATTTATATTTTGTGCTAATACATATAGCATTAATACATATAAGCAAGTTTTATTATCTTGATTTATTATCAAGTACCTAAACCTCTTcagaagttataaataaaatacataagtaatagAATTATTACTGCATAATATGTGATTCCAATATTATCACAAAATATATGCACAAGTCACTAAATTATTCAACTTCTAATttcaactaaactaaaaaaaaatatatcaatgtgTAATGTATGCACACTCACCAGCTAAAGGATAGCAGCGTTTGTCAGGTTCATCAGTCAGTTGCATTCCACAAACGCAACACATGTAGCAGTCAACATGGAAGTCCCGGTCCATTGACACAACCCGCACTGTTTCATCTGTGCCTTCAACTGGTGTGATACCTATTGTCAAAGAAAACACAACATGTAAAAAGAATCAGTATTATGATGGGTTAAATTTACTTGAGCTTTGATTATTATCCTTGAGAACTTACCTTTTCCACAACTAGCACATTTAGGTGCAAACATGCGATGGTAATCATTGACACAGTATATCTTGTTGTCAACATCCACAGTGAAGGGCACCCCATCAAGACATTCATTGCAAACACAGCAACGGAAACAACCCGGGTGGTATGATTTGCCCATTGCTTGTAAAATCTGTTGacaataagtttaataaattatgtaggttAACTAAGTGAAGACATAAAACTAGAATAAACTGTTGATTTAagcaaaataatgttttaccaTTTCCATTATCAAATGGCCACATATTGCACACTTTTCAGCAGTTTGTTGGAACCCAGAGTACTGtaacagtaaataataaaaatttaattacttaaacaataataaaagtaagAATTATATGAGTACATATATCTAAATATATCAAGTACAAACCAAATAATCTTCTTCACAGTAAACCTTCCCATGTACATTGTAGAAAGCCTTTCCTCGTAATGCACGACCACATGAGCAACAGATGAAACAATTTGTATGATAGAGATTGCCCATGGCTTGGCAAGCCTGGCCTGCCCCTGTGACTCCAGCACCACATGTATGGCAAATACCtacacaacaataaaattgtattatacatTAGTGAGTTTACTTGTTCTTTAGAACAAGTTGAATCCTTAGTTATTTGGTAACCCGAACATGAGGTTATTAGATTACTAGTGTGATTTAGTTTTACAGAAATAGTAAACTTCCTTACCAAAGTATTCACCCTCTTCATCTTGCCTCTCCATTTCTTCTTCAAGTTGTCTAGTGAGTTCTTCTATTTTACGTTGCGCCTCACTGGGGCCTGGAGGACGGGGTGGTGTGATGCTGTAAGGCAACAAGCTTTTGCCCCTACCACCAGAGCCTCGAGAACCACCTGACACTTGAGAGACTGAGCTTGGAGTTGGACTGGGTGCAGGGGATTGAGCCGGAGAACACAAAGATGTAAGACCTGATACCAAATTCCTAGAAGTAATAGATTCTGAGGCAAGGGAGACATTGTCTCTGTTAGCTGCTGCCACTGCTGCTGCAGGAGAGCCACCAGTCATGCACACATAGTCAGACCCATTTGTGTCTTCCACTATCTGCATTCTACCTCCGACTGCTGGCTTTGCATTATAGCCTCCATTGATTAAAGGTTTCTCTTTTCCAATACTATTGCCAATATTTGGCTTAGGATGAAAGAATTTGGGACTTGCTGTTGCAGTTTGTACTTCAGTAGCAATATTAGCCTTAGGTCTTTGTGCACTTGGTGCTATAGATGCATATATTGCTGTAGATGGTATGGTCACAACTTTATCATCAAAACTAATAGTATTATCACTCTTGAGCAGTGCACTCACGTCAGTGTACTTGGGAGGGGCAGATTTCATTACTGTGTAGTCACTTCCTGGGTTATCTTGAGATGTATTGTATGGGGGAGGTGGTGGAGCTTTATCTATTTTTACTTTGTCACTTGATAACATTTGTGCCATACTTCTAACAGCTCCAGTGTTGGGCACTTGTGGTCCAGGAACTGATCCCTGTTGTATAAAACGCTGGTCATGGTTTTGTTGGGGCTTGAACTCACTTTTCTTATCAGTATCGGAACACAACATGTTTTCATACACTAATGGGTTAGATTTAGTAGTCTTGGAATTTACTGGCACTTGAGGTTGAGCTTTACTATAACGTGTATCGTAATATCCGTCAGACactggcggcggcggcgcctgTCCGTACAACTGATGATAGTAAGGTGGTTGAGGTGACCGCTGCTCGCCGTAATAATCTATGTTTTCATACACTGGTGGCGGGTATTGGGCATTAGGGATCGCCGGGATCTCGTACAAGTCGTCAGTTTGATAACTGAGTGATCTTTGCGATATAGAATCGATGGAACGTGTAGGACTGGAAGGCAGAGCTGCAGTGTTTATATCGCGTTTATTGATCGACGCAATAGTTTCAACTCGTTTAGGGGTAGCAAACTTCGAAGCAGCTATGACGTTCGACCTCTCGTAAAAGCTGTAATCTTGACGATTGTTTTGGCTATTATCCAATACAAAGCTCTCTATTGCTCCCACAGGTCGGGTTTTGGCCAGAGAACTTGTGTTCGATGTTACGGCGCCGTGCGCTTGCTCAGTTACATCTTCAACTTTATTGGAGAGTTTTAAATCTTGAAGGCCCATTATACATCGTTGTTCATCTGTGTTACTCCTACGTGATGAATccatagtattaaataaatgcaataattaaataaaaataaaactttaatttcaatATGAATCCGAATGAATCATCTCAATCTCAAAATCTCAAATTGAAGAATAAATTAAACTCTCAAACAAAACATCCACTACTACCACTAGTGAAGATCTAGAGAAAAACGATCGAACATCGATCCAGATTCAGTACCATTAATCGATTaatataatcatttaatttttttaggttGAAATTCTATACTAAAGACACTCATGATAAATAATACGAactgtatttttgtaatttcgattattttatattcattattacTCATTTTGCCATGAATCCTATCAGtagtttttcagttttataataatgttattagtcGATTGATCGATATTTGTGTTACTTAATAGTCAGTGGTGGTGTATTTTGTATAATCTATGCGCATCGACAAAGCCATAAGTAGTCTGTGGCCAAACAAAGACAACCAACAGCGACAGCGACGGCAAGTCGAGTCAAGTTGATTGAAGTGCTtgaattcctttttattttgtgCTGTAATTGCTAAAAGTCTTATCGAGGAGAACTTTTAGTTCTCCTTTTAACCATGTACGAAACAGAAGATGATCAGTATGAAGAAATTGATGTGGAGGAAATATCATCGGAGCTTTGGCAAGAAGCTTGTTGGATCGTCATCAACGCTTATTTTGATGAAAAAGGTCTGGTACGCCAACAATTAGACAGTTTTGATGAATTCATTCAAATGTCAGTTCAGCGTATCGTAGAAGATTCACCACCTATAGAATTACAAGCTGAAGCTCAGCATTCATCAGGAGAAATTGAAACTCCACCAAAATATCTTCTGAAATTCGATCAAATCTACTTATCAAAACCTACACATTGGGAAAAAGACGGTGCTCCCTCACCTATGATGCCTAATGAAGCTCGTC includes:
- the LOC118273739 gene encoding uncharacterized protein LOC118273739, with product MYFSTVVCCILVTAIKEVLTIITSGLFTIRTEGCTIPGFSKVTERIKMIVAAPPLTRNCTAPEKLVRANTSHIWVAHEAIDSYNVFREDTFYCCYKHFSAPINLNNIVYSECKEFVTVIKVEHEFVQIECYHLDEVIYTDFFLFDFHKEITTNSSHSQESFNVLILGIESMSRLNFHRTMPKTASFLKERGVLEFHGYNKLGDNSLPNLFPLLTGFSYKYVKKICVQNSIFNVDKCALIWDKFKEKGFHTALGSDSIAGLLGNYEYTLPRIPTDSYLQPFIFETRKLFRNQQYNFHPCMGSKYFYKVLLDYIYELAQHLTLHKFFGIFWEESISHEDLNSPHIMDESYVNFLTKLHKDNYLDRTVLIILSDHGMRWGKIVETEQGRLEERLPLLNILFPEQFKQRYKLAFYNIKHNVHRLTTPYDIHETLLDLLNPNSLDDSKIKERSRAPSLNKSSLFVPISAIRNCSSVGIEEHWCACRRGEKIKVGNKMKTMAATNLVVQINKLLKKYSQCHKLILSYIYDVYLVEHNGNWRIYTAMVKTEPGGGIFDGTLIQDTSRWLISGTVSRLNLYRNHSDCVENEDIKLYCYCC
- the LOC118273755 gene encoding protein FAM210A isoform X1; translation: MALTYRALFKNYYYLQNITKPVKWSVGEKYPVRSMAISPCYHNEYYARPLLDTKELITLQTSSLRLYSTQDKTPSDGEPTKPKESLIQKFKLMYRDYWYVLIPVHVASSIIWFGSFYYVVRSGVDVLAILQTLGVGEAIIAPLKDSAAGYFAIALALYKLATPLRYAVTVGGTTIAIKKLKGMGFLRPVPSRERIKEIFQEKKDTLQDRFNESRSHYQAQMKEKRTQVMQEMKRYKTEMRNMKKNKVKKL
- the LOC118273755 gene encoding uncharacterized protein C18orf19 homolog A isoform X2 codes for the protein MALTYRALFKNYYYLQNITKPVKWSVGEKYPVRSMAISPCYHNEYYARPLLDTKELITLQTSSLRLYSTQDKTPSDGEPTKPKESLIQKFKLMYRDYWYVLIPVHVASSIIWFGSFYYVVRSGVDVLAILQTLGVGEAIIAPLKDSAAGYFAIALALYKLATPLRYAVTVGGTTIAIKKLKGMGFLRPVPSRERIKEIFQEKKDTLQDRFNESRSHYQAQMKEKRTQVMQEMKRYKTEMRNMKKNKKPPKE
- the LOC118273735 gene encoding LIM domain-containing protein jub — encoded protein: MDSSRRSNTDEQRCIMGLQDLKLSNKVEDVTEQAHGAVTSNTSSLAKTRPVGAIESFVLDNSQNNRQDYSFYERSNVIAASKFATPKRVETIASINKRDINTAALPSSPTRSIDSISQRSLSYQTDDLYEIPAIPNAQYPPPVYENIDYYGEQRSPQPPYYHQLYGQAPPPPVSDGYYDTRYSKAQPQVPVNSKTTKSNPLVYENMLCSDTDKKSEFKPQQNHDQRFIQQGSVPGPQVPNTGAVRSMAQMLSSDKVKIDKAPPPPPYNTSQDNPGSDYTVMKSAPPKYTDVSALLKSDNTISFDDKVVTIPSTAIYASIAPSAQRPKANIATEVQTATASPKFFHPKPNIGNSIGKEKPLINGGYNAKPAVGGRMQIVEDTNGSDYVCMTGGSPAAAVAAANRDNVSLASESITSRNLVSGLTSLCSPAQSPAPSPTPSSVSQVSGGSRGSGGRGKSLLPYSITPPRPPGPSEAQRKIEELTRQLEEEMERQDEEGEYFGICHTCGAGVTGAGQACQAMGNLYHTNCFICCSCGRALRGKAFYNVHGKVYCEEDYLYSGFQQTAEKCAICGHLIMEMILQAMGKSYHPGCFRCCVCNECLDGVPFTVDVDNKIYCVNDYHRMFAPKCASCGKGITPVEGTDETVRVVSMDRDFHVDCYMCCVCGMQLTDEPDKRCYPLAGKLMCRACHLATIGAATGPGHSPAPHLSPASYQYMG